In one Melaminivora jejuensis genomic region, the following are encoded:
- a CDS encoding YchJ family protein: MVSPASTAAQPCPCGRQGAAGRALAWGACCGRYVEHFDAAPAPDAESLMRSRYSAFVRQRADYLLATWHASRRPARIDFEPGVRWLGLQVRGHWTAQPGHAEVEFVDRQRGAGGRAWRLHERSRFVRAADGRWYYVDGDILR; the protein is encoded by the coding sequence ATGGTGTCGCCCGCGTCCACAGCCGCCCAGCCCTGCCCCTGTGGCCGCCAGGGCGCGGCAGGCCGGGCGCTGGCCTGGGGCGCGTGCTGCGGCCGCTACGTCGAGCACTTCGACGCCGCCCCCGCGCCGGACGCCGAGAGCCTGATGCGCTCGCGCTACAGCGCCTTCGTGCGCCAGCGGGCCGACTATCTGCTGGCCACCTGGCACGCCTCGCGCCGGCCTGCGCGCATCGACTTCGAGCCGGGTGTGCGCTGGCTGGGCCTGCAGGTGCGCGGCCACTGGACGGCGCAGCCAGGCCATGCCGAAGTCGAATTCGTCGACCGCCAGCGCGGTGCAGGCGGCCGCGCCTGGCGCCTGCACGAGCGCAGCCGCTTCGTGCGCGCGGCGGACGGGCGCTGGTACTACGTGGATGGCGACATTTTGAGGTGA
- a CDS encoding HAD family hydrolase, with translation MNTQTLGRWQAVLFDCDGVLVDSEPITNGVLCAMLNEAGWPITPEECMATFIGKTVRSEAALIEARTGRPLTDAWMAEFYARRNLRLAAELQPIAGAVEAVQAVHGLLAGRIACASGADRHKVEMQLAQVGLAPLFAGRVFSGHELAATKPAPDVYLAAAAAVGVAPQHCLVVEDTVIGVTAGVAAGAAVVGYSPGGSGHGSPQALRAAGAVHIIRDMRELPQLLG, from the coding sequence ATGAATACCCAGACCCTCGGGCGCTGGCAGGCCGTGCTGTTCGACTGCGACGGCGTGCTGGTGGACAGCGAACCCATCACCAACGGCGTGCTGTGCGCCATGTTGAACGAAGCCGGCTGGCCGATCACGCCCGAGGAGTGCATGGCCACCTTCATCGGCAAGACCGTGCGCAGCGAGGCCGCGCTGATCGAGGCGCGCACCGGACGGCCCCTGACCGACGCCTGGATGGCCGAGTTCTACGCACGGCGCAACCTGCGCCTGGCCGCCGAGCTGCAGCCGATTGCCGGCGCGGTCGAGGCGGTGCAGGCCGTGCATGGCCTGTTGGCCGGGCGCATCGCCTGCGCCTCCGGGGCCGATCGGCACAAGGTGGAGATGCAGCTGGCGCAGGTCGGCCTGGCGCCGCTGTTTGCCGGGCGCGTTTTCAGCGGCCATGAGCTGGCGGCGACCAAGCCCGCGCCCGACGTCTATCTGGCGGCCGCCGCTGCCGTGGGCGTGGCGCCGCAGCATTGCCTGGTGGTCGAGGACACGGTCATCGGCGTGACCGCTGGCGTGGCCGCCGGTGCGGCGGTGGTCGGCTACAGCCCGGGCGGCAGCGGCCACGGCTCGCCGCAGGCGCTGCGCGCCGCCGGGGCCGTCCACATCATCCGCGACATGCGGGAGTTGCCGCAGTTGCTGGGCTGA
- a CDS encoding acyl-CoA dehydrogenase family protein translates to MLLTQDQEMIRDAVRAFVQERIAPHAAQWDREHTFPHDVHRGLAELGAYGICVPEEWDGAGLDYVSLALVLEEIAAGDGGTSTAISVTNCPVNAILMRYGSEAQKRQWLSPLARGEMLGAFCLTEPHVGSDASALRTTAAREGNEYVINGVKQFITSGKNGQVAIVIAVTDKAAGKRGMSAFLVPTDAPGYQVARLEDKLGQHSSDTAQINFDDCRIPAANLIGAEGEGYRIALSALEGGRIGIAAQSVGMARAAFEFALQYSKEREAFGQPIFQHQAVGFRLAECATQIEAARQLIWHAASLRDAGRPCLKEAAMAKLFASEMAERVCSAAIQTLGGYGVVADFPVERIYRDVRVCQIYEGTSDVQKIIIARALA, encoded by the coding sequence ATGCTGCTGACTCAAGACCAGGAAATGATCCGCGACGCCGTGCGTGCCTTCGTGCAGGAGCGCATCGCCCCGCACGCCGCCCAGTGGGATCGCGAGCACACCTTTCCGCACGATGTGCATCGCGGCCTGGCCGAGCTGGGCGCATATGGCATTTGCGTGCCCGAGGAGTGGGACGGCGCCGGCCTGGACTACGTCAGCCTGGCGCTGGTGCTCGAAGAAATCGCTGCCGGCGACGGCGGCACCAGCACGGCGATCAGCGTCACCAACTGCCCGGTCAACGCCATCCTGATGCGCTATGGCAGCGAGGCGCAAAAGCGCCAATGGCTCAGCCCCTTGGCGCGCGGCGAGATGCTGGGGGCGTTTTGCCTGACCGAGCCGCATGTCGGCTCGGACGCCTCGGCGCTTCGCACCACGGCAGCGCGCGAGGGCAACGAGTACGTCATCAACGGCGTCAAGCAGTTCATCACCAGCGGCAAGAACGGCCAGGTGGCCATCGTGATTGCCGTGACCGACAAGGCCGCCGGAAAGCGCGGCATGAGCGCCTTCCTGGTGCCCACCGATGCGCCGGGCTACCAAGTTGCGCGGCTGGAGGACAAGCTGGGCCAGCACAGCAGCGACACGGCGCAGATCAACTTCGACGACTGCCGCATCCCGGCGGCCAACCTGATCGGCGCCGAGGGCGAGGGCTACCGCATCGCCCTGTCGGCGCTGGAGGGCGGGCGCATCGGCATTGCCGCGCAAAGCGTGGGCATGGCGCGCGCGGCCTTCGAATTCGCCCTGCAGTATTCCAAGGAGCGCGAGGCCTTCGGCCAGCCCATCTTCCAGCACCAGGCGGTGGGCTTTCGCCTGGCCGAGTGCGCCACGCAGATCGAGGCGGCGCGCCAGCTCATCTGGCACGCCGCCAGCCTGCGCGACGCGGGCCGGCCCTGCCTGAAGGAGGCCGCCATGGCCAAGCTGTTCGCCAGCGAGATGGCCGAGCGCGTGTGCAGCGCCGCCATCCAGACGCTGGGCGGCTATGGCGTGGTGGCCGACTTCCCGGTCGAGCGCATCTACCGCGACGTGCGCGTGTGCCAGATCTACGAGGGCACCAGCGACGTGCAGAAAATCATCATCGCCCGCGCCCTGGCCTGA
- a CDS encoding ABC transporter substrate-binding protein — protein sequence MPASTRRAWLAQAAALAGLPAALGAAGAADAPPARGSRRPPVLNLSLEPDSLDPTMAPSAAVAEVVHGNVLEGLTRIEESGSVTGLLAQSWDMDGGGRGYTLRLRQGVRFHDGSALDSAAVRFSFERAAAPGSTNKARRALFDNIAHIATPDAHSVALTLHHADVHLPFRLGEATAAIVHPASAGQLAQAPVGTGPYQVVQRRRGHSITLGRAPQARAARQVRLDGAVFRFIHEPAEREAALRAGTVDLFFQFATSTVRRFQDDVRYQVLLGSSSGKGMLALNQRRAPLNDVRVRRAITHAIDREGFIQRALDGHGTAIGSHFAPTDPGFLHLDSLYPHDPQRARALLREAGVATPLRLTLALPPAPYAHSGGSVLAEYLAAAGIQAELQKLSWQEWLSGPFRGQFDMTLINHVEPLDYLIYTDPEYYFGYDSPAFRTLAREYAQATAARQRQQLFARLQRHLAHDAVNAWIFNPSIVTVVRKGLRGAWMNYPIFAHDIGAMWWD from the coding sequence GTGCCAGCCAGTACCCGCCGCGCCTGGCTGGCGCAGGCTGCAGCGCTGGCCGGTCTGCCCGCCGCCCTGGGTGCTGCCGGGGCTGCGGATGCACCGCCCGCCCGGGGCAGCCGGCGCCCGCCGGTGCTCAACCTGTCGCTGGAGCCCGACAGCCTGGATCCGACCATGGCGCCTTCGGCTGCCGTGGCGGAGGTGGTGCATGGCAATGTGCTGGAGGGGCTGACGCGCATCGAGGAAAGCGGCAGCGTCACCGGCCTGCTGGCCCAGTCCTGGGACATGGATGGGGGCGGGCGTGGCTACACGTTGCGCCTGCGCCAGGGGGTGCGCTTCCACGATGGCAGTGCGCTGGACAGCGCCGCCGTGCGCTTTTCCTTCGAGCGCGCGGCAGCGCCAGGCTCGACCAACAAGGCGCGGCGCGCGCTGTTCGACAACATCGCCCACATCGCCACGCCTGATGCGCACAGCGTGGCGCTGACGCTGCACCACGCGGACGTACACCTGCCGTTCCGGCTGGGCGAGGCCACGGCGGCCATCGTGCACCCGGCCAGCGCTGGCCAGTTGGCGCAGGCGCCGGTGGGCACCGGCCCCTACCAGGTGGTGCAGCGCCGGCGCGGCCACAGCATCACGCTCGGGCGCGCCCCACAGGCGCGTGCGGCGCGCCAGGTGCGCCTGGACGGCGCGGTGTTTCGCTTCATCCACGAGCCGGCCGAGCGCGAGGCGGCGCTGCGCGCCGGCACGGTCGATCTGTTTTTCCAGTTCGCCACCAGCACCGTGCGGCGCTTTCAGGACGATGTGCGCTACCAGGTGCTGCTGGGCAGCTCCAGCGGCAAGGGCATGTTGGCGCTGAATCAGCGCCGCGCACCGCTGAACGATGTGCGCGTGCGCCGCGCCATCACGCACGCCATCGACCGCGAGGGCTTCATCCAGCGCGCGCTGGACGGGCACGGCACGGCCATCGGCAGCCACTTCGCGCCCACCGACCCCGGCTTCCTGCACCTGGACAGCCTGTACCCGCACGACCCGCAGCGCGCCCGGGCGCTACTGCGCGAGGCCGGCGTGGCCACGCCACTGCGCCTGACGCTGGCGCTGCCGCCGGCGCCCTACGCGCACTCAGGCGGCAGCGTGCTGGCCGAATACCTGGCCGCTGCCGGCATCCAGGCCGAGCTGCAGAAACTGTCCTGGCAGGAATGGCTGTCCGGGCCGTTTCGCGGCCAGTTCGACATGACGCTGATCAACCACGTCGAGCCGCTGGACTACCTGATCTATACCGATCCCGAGTACTACTTCGGCTACGACAGCCCGGCCTTTCGCACGCTGGCGCGCGAATACGCGCAGGCCACGGCGGCGCGCCAGCGCCAGCAGCTGTTCGCCCGGCTGCAGCGCCACCTGGCGCACGACGCCGTCAACGCCTGGATCTTCAACCCCAGCATCGTGACCGTGGTGCGCAAGGGCCTGCGCGGCGCCTGGATGAACTACCCCATCTTTGCCCACGACATCGGCGCGATGTGGTGGGATTGA
- a CDS encoding solute carrier family 23 protein yields MPFAALRLPALPPRRRPPDLVYAAGERPPAGALALLAAQHAGTAMAFIAYVLVAAKMAGLDRTGTQTMVAMTLLGMALCTALQAWGGRWGSGALLIHMPDPFMITFAAALITAHGPGGLAGAALVHGITALVLAPLVRHLRPVFPPTVVGVVICMGGIALVPGSASSIMGVTGAQPIIDGASALMGGATMACIVVLSIWGGRLRLLALLGAIALGVALAALLGRIEGTEALAGVPLVDLPRVATPVFALDAGLLVAVALVAVLTQLDTLGSVTMMDKMDDADWKRANMQMVAGGIKANGVGDIAAGLLGGFPTCTCSANIALAYATRSTARVIGLGAAALLALVAFLPQLTLALTLIPEPVLGAVGLYAAAFLIVSGMELVVSRALDNRAIFAVGLSLAAGVALMERPQLAQQLPEGLRFLLGNPFVVTGILVIALNLLFRLGTAQRATQALDAASPALHADITNFVESRGAAWGARRSAVQRAALAALEAAEAIAAAGEGRRVTGIRGSFDEFNLDLELLHSGVPLPLAASATPRVDAALLDADDAALDDALAALSGRLLRHLADRVSSGAAGDQAWLRLHFEH; encoded by the coding sequence ATGCCCTTTGCCGCCCTGCGCCTGCCTGCCCTGCCGCCCCGCCGGCGCCCGCCCGACCTGGTCTATGCCGCCGGCGAACGTCCGCCCGCCGGCGCGCTGGCGCTGCTGGCGGCACAGCACGCGGGCACGGCCATGGCCTTCATCGCCTACGTGCTGGTGGCCGCCAAGATGGCCGGGCTGGATCGCACAGGCACGCAGACCATGGTCGCCATGACGCTGCTGGGCATGGCGCTGTGTACCGCCCTGCAGGCCTGGGGCGGGCGCTGGGGCTCGGGCGCGCTGCTGATCCACATGCCCGACCCGTTCATGATCACCTTTGCCGCCGCCTTGATCACCGCCCACGGCCCGGGCGGTCTGGCCGGTGCGGCGCTGGTGCATGGCATCACCGCCCTGGTACTGGCGCCGCTGGTGCGCCACCTGCGCCCGGTGTTCCCGCCCACGGTGGTCGGTGTGGTCATCTGCATGGGCGGCATTGCGCTGGTGCCGGGTTCGGCGAGCAGCATCATGGGCGTGACCGGCGCGCAGCCGATCATCGATGGCGCCAGCGCCCTGATGGGCGGCGCCACCATGGCCTGTATCGTGGTGCTGTCCATCTGGGGCGGGCGGCTGCGCCTGCTGGCGCTGCTGGGCGCCATTGCCCTGGGCGTGGCGCTGGCGGCGCTGCTGGGGCGCATCGAGGGCACCGAGGCGCTGGCCGGTGTACCGCTGGTGGACTTGCCGCGCGTGGCCACGCCGGTGTTTGCGCTCGACGCCGGGCTGCTGGTGGCGGTGGCGCTGGTGGCGGTGCTCACGCAGCTCGACACCCTGGGCAGCGTGACCATGATGGACAAGATGGACGACGCCGACTGGAAGCGCGCCAACATGCAGATGGTCGCCGGCGGCATCAAGGCCAACGGCGTGGGCGACATCGCCGCCGGCCTGCTGGGCGGCTTTCCAACCTGCACCTGCTCGGCCAACATCGCGCTGGCCTATGCCACGCGCTCGACGGCGCGCGTCATCGGCCTGGGCGCGGCGGCCCTGCTGGCGCTGGTGGCCTTCCTGCCGCAGCTGACCCTGGCGCTGACCTTGATCCCCGAGCCGGTGCTGGGCGCGGTCGGCCTGTACGCGGCGGCCTTTTTGATCGTCTCGGGCATGGAGCTGGTGGTCTCGCGCGCGCTGGACAACCGGGCCATTTTTGCCGTCGGCCTGTCGCTGGCCGCCGGCGTGGCGCTGATGGAGCGCCCGCAGCTGGCGCAGCAGCTGCCCGAGGGCCTGCGCTTCCTGCTGGGCAACCCCTTCGTGGTCACGGGCATCCTGGTCATCGCGCTGAACCTGCTGTTTCGCCTGGGCACGGCGCAGCGCGCCACGCAGGCGCTGGACGCGGCCAGCCCGGCGCTGCACGCCGACATCACCAACTTCGTCGAGTCGCGCGGCGCCGCCTGGGGTGCGCGGCGCAGCGCCGTGCAGCGCGCCGCCCTGGCCGCGCTGGAGGCCGCCGAGGCCATCGCCGCTGCCGGCGAGGGCCGCCGGGTGACCGGCATCCGGGGCAGCTTCGACGAGTTCAACCTGGATCTGGAACTGCTGCACAGCGGCGTGCCACTACCGCTGGCAGCCAGCGCCACACCACGCGTCGATGCGGCGCTGCTGGACGCCGACGACGCCGCGCTGGACGATGCGCTGGCCGCCCTGTCGGGCCGGCTGCTGCGCCACCTGGCCGACCGCGTCAGCAGCGGCGCGGCAGGCGATCAGGCCTGGCTGCGGCTGCACTTCGAGCACTGA
- a CDS encoding STAS domain-containing protein, with protein sequence MSIATEATPSAHIVTLQGQLNSANAASVEADILGLVDGGARQLVLNFSPLDYISSAGLRVVLVLAKRLKAEGGKLVLFGMQPHVREVFDISGFLAILNVQPGRVEALAQF encoded by the coding sequence ATGTCCATCGCCACGGAAGCCACCCCCAGCGCCCACATCGTCACCCTGCAGGGCCAGCTCAACAGCGCCAATGCAGCCAGTGTGGAAGCTGACATCCTGGGCCTGGTCGATGGCGGGGCCAGGCAGCTGGTGCTGAACTTTTCGCCGCTGGACTACATCTCCAGCGCCGGCCTGCGCGTGGTGCTGGTGCTGGCCAAGCGCCTCAAGGCCGAGGGCGGAAAGCTGGTGCTGTTCGGGATGCAGCCGCACGTGCGCGAGGTCTTCGACATCAGCGGCTTTCTGGCCATCCTGAACGTGCAGCCGGGCCGCGTCGAGGCGCTGGCGCAGTTCTGA
- a CDS encoding diguanylate cyclase, with translation MPLLRSPAARSRLGALLRAGRLGPLALLALLALALWGGRALYLEREQRYHHVIEGGLLAINQLQTRSVANWRQRRLGEAEALSEDAVLGLAVARWREAPTPEREARLRDRLRGLVEYMQYADAYLLDTQGRLLLAPQGRAVGELAPAQQQTLALALARGQAVADGLRRDESFAFPHYGLLAPLFDGVQAVGAVWLVLDARSTLYPLLEAWPGGSRTTAESLLVQRQGDEVLFLSPLREDDDAALVRRLPLDAASDAAVLAVRGARGALYSSDYRGRQVLATASGVPASDWLLLSKIDRAEAFADARQGDWLSLTVFVSAALLLLGSLVLLWQWRAWRRERILKERLQRNMRWLESAQRAASLGYFAYDPAQRRFFMSGMANAIFGQPEHARMTLKEWMALLHPQDRQHILQVHGQAMSERSALRLQYRICPAGGLPLRWVEVYGEFGQAHDRAPSCMTGTIQDITERRQVEEQLERYRAALEAQVRIDPLTRLANRLALDEHVAQEWARALRSGAPLALLMLDVDYFKAFNDHYGHGAGDRCLQSVAQALAAGVQRAGDMVARYGGEEFAVLLPGIDEYEALAVAERLRLAVRALAIEHAPTVSADAIVTISIGVASVSAPAMAAAQQGQPEGRDAAQVLFQRADAALYCAKRLGRDRSVVHSPQCDTLLHDAPDSLRAGL, from the coding sequence ATGCCCCTGCTTCGCTCCCCTGCTGCACGCTCACGCCTGGGTGCGCTGTTGCGTGCCGGGCGCCTGGGGCCGCTGGCGCTGCTGGCCTTGCTGGCGCTGGCGCTGTGGGGCGGACGGGCGCTGTACCTGGAGCGCGAGCAGCGCTACCACCACGTCATCGAGGGCGGGCTGCTGGCCATCAACCAGTTGCAGACGCGCAGCGTGGCCAACTGGCGCCAGCGCCGCCTGGGCGAGGCCGAAGCCCTGAGCGAGGATGCCGTGCTGGGCCTGGCCGTGGCGCGCTGGCGCGAGGCGCCCACGCCCGAGCGCGAGGCGCGGCTGCGCGACCGCCTGCGCGGCCTGGTGGAGTACATGCAGTACGCCGATGCCTATTTGCTCGACACCCAGGGCCGGCTGCTGCTGGCGCCGCAGGGCCGGGCCGTGGGTGAGCTGGCGCCGGCGCAGCAGCAGACGCTGGCGCTGGCGCTGGCACGCGGCCAGGCCGTGGCCGACGGGCTGCGGCGCGACGAGAGCTTTGCCTTCCCGCACTACGGCTTGCTGGCGCCACTGTTCGACGGCGTGCAGGCCGTGGGCGCCGTGTGGCTGGTGCTGGATGCGCGCAGCACGCTGTACCCGCTGCTGGAGGCCTGGCCGGGCGGCAGCCGCACCACGGCGGAATCCCTGCTGGTGCAGCGCCAGGGCGATGAGGTGCTGTTTCTGAGTCCGCTGCGCGAGGACGATGATGCGGCCCTGGTGCGGCGCCTGCCCCTGGACGCTGCCAGCGATGCCGCAGTGCTGGCCGTACGCGGCGCGCGCGGTGCGCTGTACAGCAGCGACTACCGGGGCCGGCAGGTGCTGGCCACGGCCAGCGGTGTGCCGGCCAGCGACTGGCTGCTGCTGTCCAAGATCGACCGGGCCGAGGCCTTTGCCGACGCCCGCCAGGGCGATTGGCTGTCGCTGACGGTGTTCGTCAGCGCGGCGCTGCTGCTGCTGGGCAGCCTGGTGCTGCTGTGGCAGTGGCGCGCCTGGCGGCGCGAGCGCATCCTCAAGGAGCGGCTGCAGCGCAACATGCGCTGGCTGGAGAGCGCCCAGCGCGCCGCCAGCCTGGGCTACTTTGCCTACGACCCGGCGCAGCGGCGCTTTTTCATGTCCGGCATGGCCAATGCCATCTTCGGCCAGCCCGAGCACGCGCGCATGACGCTCAAGGAGTGGATGGCACTGCTGCACCCGCAGGATCGCCAGCACATCCTGCAGGTACACGGCCAGGCCATGTCCGAGCGCAGCGCGCTGCGCCTGCAATACCGCATCTGCCCGGCAGGTGGGCTGCCGCTGCGCTGGGTCGAGGTGTACGGCGAGTTCGGCCAGGCCCATGACCGGGCGCCCAGCTGCATGACCGGCACCATCCAGGACATCACCGAGCGCCGCCAGGTCGAGGAGCAGCTCGAACGCTACCGCGCGGCGCTGGAGGCGCAGGTGCGCATCGACCCGCTGACCCGGCTGGCCAACCGCCTGGCGCTGGACGAGCACGTGGCGCAGGAGTGGGCGCGCGCACTGCGCAGCGGCGCGCCGCTGGCGCTGCTGATGCTGGATGTGGACTACTTCAAGGCCTTCAACGACCACTATGGCCACGGCGCCGGCGACCGCTGCCTGCAAAGCGTGGCGCAGGCGCTGGCCGCCGGCGTGCAGCGCGCTGGCGACATGGTGGCGCGCTATGGCGGCGAGGAGTTCGCCGTGCTGCTGCCCGGCATCGACGAGTACGAAGCCCTGGCCGTGGCCGAGCGGCTGCGCCTGGCCGTGCGCGCGCTGGCCATCGAGCACGCGCCGACGGTCAGCGCCGACGCCATCGTCACCATCAGCATCGGCGTGGCCAGCGTGTCGGCGCCGGCCATGGCTGCCGCCCAGCAGGGTCAGCCCGAGGGCCGCGATGCGGCGCAGGTCTTGTTCCAGCGCGCCGACGCCGCCCTGTACTGCGCCAAGCGCCTGGGGCGCGACCGCAGCGTCGTCCACAGCCCGCAGTGCGACACGCTGCTGCACGATGCGCCGGACAGCCTGCGCGCCGGCCTGTGA
- a CDS encoding ATP-binding protein, whose amino-acid sequence MSIPSAEPAPANATDWPVWQQPPQRLAAGAGLAGVAQALAWLEALGEQQGWPARTLFALTLCADEALTNIASHGRTPQGGAAQIWLACGPTPHALALCIEDDGAPFDPTAQDSPQLAASLEQAEIGGHGLRLMRHYLRRLLYRRAAGRNVLLLELAPDS is encoded by the coding sequence ATGTCCATTCCATCCGCCGAGCCCGCGCCCGCCAACGCAACCGACTGGCCCGTGTGGCAGCAGCCGCCGCAGCGCCTGGCGGCAGGCGCCGGCCTGGCGGGCGTGGCGCAGGCCCTGGCCTGGCTGGAGGCACTGGGCGAGCAGCAGGGCTGGCCGGCGCGCACCCTGTTCGCCCTGACGCTGTGCGCCGACGAGGCCCTGACCAACATCGCCAGCCACGGACGCACCCCGCAAGGCGGCGCCGCGCAGATCTGGCTGGCCTGCGGCCCCACGCCGCACGCGCTGGCGCTGTGCATCGAGGACGACGGCGCGCCCTTCGACCCGACGGCGCAGGACTCGCCGCAACTGGCCGCCTCGCTGGAGCAGGCCGAGATCGGCGGCCACGGCCTGCGCCTGATGCGCCACTACCTGCGCCGCCTGCTGTACCGGCGCGCTGCCGGGCGCAACGTGCTGCTGCTGGAGCTGGCGCCGGATTCATAG
- a CDS encoding MBL fold metallo-hydrolase: MLERGWLSANNIVFQGGAGGAALVDSGYCTHSAQTVALVEAQLAGQPLVRLLNTHLHSDHCGGNAALQQRWPQVQTLIPPGHFQQVRAWDAHELSYEPTGQECPQFRADGVLQPGSEIELAGRAWQIHAAPGHDPHAVLLFEPDARVLISGDALWENGFGVIFPELGGASGFAEAADTLDIIEQLAPRIVIPGHGSVFGDVPAALARARQRLAVFRAQPLKHARYAAKVLLKYKLLEWQRVSEADSRAWLLATPHFRALHAQFFAEHDIHAWHDALVHELEASGALRREGDTLVNV; encoded by the coding sequence GTGCTTGAGCGCGGCTGGCTGTCGGCCAACAACATCGTGTTCCAGGGCGGCGCCGGCGGCGCGGCGCTGGTGGACAGCGGCTACTGCACGCACAGCGCGCAAACCGTGGCGCTGGTCGAGGCGCAGCTGGCCGGCCAGCCCCTGGTGCGACTGCTCAACACCCACCTGCACAGCGACCACTGCGGCGGCAATGCTGCACTGCAGCAGCGCTGGCCGCAGGTGCAGACACTGATCCCACCCGGGCACTTCCAGCAGGTGCGCGCCTGGGATGCGCACGAGCTGAGCTACGAACCCACCGGCCAAGAGTGCCCGCAGTTTCGCGCCGATGGCGTGCTGCAGCCGGGCAGCGAGATCGAGCTGGCCGGGCGCGCCTGGCAGATCCACGCCGCGCCGGGGCACGACCCGCACGCCGTGCTGCTGTTCGAGCCTGATGCGCGCGTGCTGATCTCGGGCGATGCGCTGTGGGAAAACGGCTTTGGCGTCATCTTCCCGGAGCTGGGCGGCGCCAGCGGTTTTGCCGAGGCGGCGGACACGCTGGACATCATCGAGCAACTGGCCCCGCGCATCGTCATCCCCGGCCACGGCAGCGTGTTCGGCGACGTGCCGGCGGCGCTGGCGCGTGCGCGCCAGCGCCTGGCGGTGTTTCGCGCCCAGCCGCTCAAGCACGCGCGCTACGCCGCCAAGGTGCTGCTGAAGTACAAGCTGCTGGAGTGGCAGCGCGTGAGCGAGGCCGACTCGCGCGCCTGGCTGCTGGCCACGCCGCACTTTCGGGCGCTGCACGCACAGTTCTTTGCCGAGCACGACATCCATGCCTGGCACGACGCCTTGGTGCACGAGCTGGAGGCCAGCGGCGCACTGCGCCGCGAGGGCGACACGCTGGTCAACGTGTGA
- a CDS encoding esterase/lipase family protein, which translates to MGNAQWQRWLVALHWLLIALWAWLAWPHSPWWAAAGLVLVPLASRLLMLPQFLLMAAVRARAGEPRIAPAALLRGWWAESRWAALVFGWWQPFAAQAEPDWLPEAPAAAAAAVAAQPTARGVVLVHGFLCNRGFWLPWLRRLRAHGHPCIALTLEPPFASIDDYAPQIEAAVQRLQAATGQAPLVLAHSMGGLAVRAWLRAVPEAQARVQRVVTIGTPHGGTWPARHARSANGRQMRLDSAWLRQLARDEPPGRARLFECWRSDMDNVVYPDSAARLAGAREQVLAGAGHVELAFAPRIMTAVLALLEQRGGPHPSPPPEGEGAGSSPPPAAIPNQ; encoded by the coding sequence GTGGGCAACGCGCAATGGCAGCGCTGGCTGGTGGCGCTGCACTGGCTGCTGATCGCGCTGTGGGCCTGGTTGGCGTGGCCCCACTCGCCCTGGTGGGCGGCGGCGGGCCTGGTGCTGGTGCCGCTGGCCTCGCGCCTGCTGATGCTGCCGCAGTTCCTGTTGATGGCCGCTGTGCGCGCGCGTGCCGGCGAGCCGCGCATTGCCCCGGCGGCGCTGCTGCGCGGCTGGTGGGCCGAGTCGCGCTGGGCGGCGCTGGTCTTTGGCTGGTGGCAGCCGTTTGCCGCCCAGGCCGAGCCGGACTGGCTGCCCGAAGCGCCGGCAGCTGCAGCCGCAGCGGTCGCTGCCCAGCCCACGGCGCGCGGCGTGGTGCTGGTGCATGGCTTTCTGTGCAACCGGGGTTTCTGGCTGCCGTGGCTGCGGCGGCTGCGCGCACATGGCCATCCGTGCATCGCGCTGACGCTGGAGCCGCCGTTTGCCTCCATCGACGACTACGCGCCGCAGATCGAGGCCGCCGTACAACGGCTGCAGGCGGCCACCGGGCAGGCGCCGCTGGTGCTGGCGCACAGCATGGGCGGGCTGGCGGTGCGTGCCTGGCTGCGCGCCGTGCCGGAGGCCCAAGCGCGCGTGCAGCGCGTGGTCACCATCGGCACGCCGCACGGCGGCACCTGGCCGGCGCGTCACGCGCGCAGCGCCAATGGCCGGCAGATGCGCCTGGACAGCGCCTGGCTACGCCAGCTGGCGCGCGACGAGCCGCCTGGGCGCGCCCGGCTGTTCGAGTGCTGGCGCTCGGACATGGACAACGTGGTCTATCCCGACAGTGCTGCCCGCCTGGCTGGTGCGCGCGAGCAGGTGCTGGCCGGCGCCGGCCATGTCGAGCTGGCCTTTGCGCCGCGCATCATGACGGCGGTGCTGGCCTTGCTGGAGCAGCGGGGCGGCCCCCACCCCAGCCCTCCCCCAGAGGGGGAGGGAGCAGGCAGCAGCCCGCCCCCAGCGGCAATACCAAATCAATAG